From Streptomyces sp. NBC_00683, one genomic window encodes:
- the ectA gene encoding diaminobutyrate acetyltransferase — MTAAPADFARARSEFLRIDTPRVEDGAAIWRIARDSEVLDLNSSYSYLLWCRDFAATSVVARDENGDPVAFVTGYIRPDRPETLVVWQVAVDRAHRGKGLAATLLDALIARVAAAQGLASVETTVTPDNTASDRLFTSFAQRHDVPLEHEVLFDGELFPEGTHLPEVLYRIGPLHA; from the coding sequence ATGACCGCAGCACCAGCAGACTTTGCACGTGCCCGAAGCGAATTCCTCAGAATCGACACCCCGCGAGTGGAGGACGGAGCAGCGATCTGGCGAATTGCCCGCGACTCCGAGGTCCTGGACCTCAACTCCTCGTACAGCTACCTGCTGTGGTGCCGTGACTTCGCGGCGACCTCCGTGGTCGCCCGCGACGAGAACGGCGACCCCGTCGCCTTCGTTACGGGATACATCCGCCCCGACCGCCCCGAGACGCTCGTCGTCTGGCAGGTGGCCGTCGACCGGGCCCACCGCGGGAAGGGACTGGCTGCCACGCTGCTGGACGCCCTGATCGCCCGCGTGGCCGCCGCCCAGGGCCTGGCCTCGGTCGAGACGACCGTCACTCCGGACAACACCGCGTCCGACCGCCTGTTCACCTCCTTCGCGCAGCGCCACGACGTTCCCCTGGAGCACGAGGTGCTCTTCGACGGCGAACTGTTCCCGGAGGGAACACACCTGCCGGAGGTCCTTTACCGCATCGGCCCGCTCCACGCGTAG